One genomic window of Arvicola amphibius chromosome 4, mArvAmp1.2, whole genome shotgun sequence includes the following:
- the Arhgdia gene encoding rho GDP-dissociation inhibitor 1 — translation MAEQEPTAEQLAQIAAENEEDEHSVNYKPPAQKSIQEIQELDKDDESLRKYKEALLGRVAVSADPNVPNVIVTRLTLVCSSSPGPLELDLTGDLESFKKQSFVLKEGVEYRIKISFRVNREIVSGMKYIQHTYRKGVKIDKTDYMVGSYGPRAEEYEFLTPMEEAPKGMLARGSYNIKSRFTDDDKTDHLSWEWNLTIKKEWKD, via the exons ATGGCAGAACAGGAGCCCACTGCTGAGCAGCTTGCCCAGATAGCGGCCGAGAATGAGGAGGATGAGCACTCTGTCAACTACAAGCCCCCAGCCCAGAAGAGCATCCAGGAGATCCAGGAACTGGACAAGGATGATGAGAGCCTTCGGAAGTACAAGGAGGCCCTGCTGGGCCGAGTGGCTGTCTCTGCAG ACCCCAATGTACCCAACGTCATTGTGACCCGCCTGACCTTGGTGTGCAGCTCCTCCCCGGGCCCTCTGGAACTGGACCTGACAG GTGATCTGGAGAGCTTCAAGAAACAGTCATTTGTGTTGAAGGAAGGTGTGGAGTACCGGATAAAAATCTCTTTCCGG GTGAACAGAGAGATCGTGTCAGGCATGAAGTACATCCAGCACACATACAGGAAAGGGGTCAAAA TTGACAAGACTGACTACATGGTCGGGAGCTACGGACCCCGGGCTGAGGAGTACGAGTTCCTCACACCCATGGAGGAGGCCCCCAAAGGCATGCTGGCGCGGGGCAGTTACAACATCAAGTCCCGCTTCACAGACGACGACAAGACTGACCACCTGTCCTGGGAGTGGAACCTCACCATCAAAAAGGAATGGAAGGACTGA